The Nocardioides ochotonae genome segment GATCGCCGCGGTCGAGGGTCCCGCGATCGCCGGCGGCACCGAGATCCTCCAGGGCACCGACATCCGGGTGGCCGGCGAGTCCGCGAAGTTCGGCATCTCCGAGGCACGCTGGAGCCTCTACCCGATGGGCGGCTCGGCGGTGCGCCTGGTGCGCCAGATCCCCTACACCGTCGCCGCCGACCTGCTGCTGACCGGACGCCACGTGCTCGCCCCCGAGGCCAAGGAGCTCGGCCTGATCGGGCACGTCGTGCCGGACGGGCAGGCGCTCGCGAAGGCCCACGAGCTCGCCGACCAGATCTGTGCGAACGGCCCGCTGGCGGTCCAGGCCATCCTGCGCACGATGCGTGACTCCGAGGGTCGCCACGAGGACGACTGCTGGGCCGACGATGCCCGGGTCGGCGCGGCGGTCTTCGCCTCCGACGACGCCAAGGAGGGTCCGCGCGCCTTCGCCGAGAAGCGCGCGCCGCGGTTCACGGGGCGCTGAGTCGGTCGGCGGGTTTCCGGTTCCCCGGGGTCGGTGCTTCTCCGCGCAATTGCTGGGATTGATACCGGTTTTGCGCGGCGGCAGGTGCTTCTCCCAGCAATTGCGCGCGTGGAAACGACCGCGGACCGGTTCAGACCGGGCTGATCGGCAGGGAGCGTCGCGGCTCGAAGGCGAAGTCCGCGCCGGTGCTGAACCGGGTCACGGCGACCTCGTCGGCCACCGGAGCCGGCTGCTCACGCGCAACGAGCCGGGCCACCCACTCCTCGTCGGTGCCGGCGACCTCCACGTCGAGGTGCGGGTCCACAGCGCGGACGATCGCCTGGAGCGGTGCGATCGACGACGGCCCGCAGCGGGTGATCCAGGCGCCGTCCCGGGTCGCGGCCGACTCGCGCACGCGCAGCTCACCAGCGGCGAACGACGCGTCGACGTACGCCGCCGGGTTGAGCAGGGGGTGCAGCTCGAGCACCCGCAGGGCGCCGGCCATCACGTCGGGCAGGTCGAGCGCGCGGTGCAGGCGGGCCGCGGCGACGCCGGCGATGCCGACGAGCTGGCGGGTGGTGATGGTGCGGAGCAGCTCGGCGTCCTCGCCGGCCCGGGCGCGGACGGCGAGGGTGAAGGCGAGGTTGAGAAGGTGCATCTGCACGCACACCTCGTCGGCGATCCGCACCAGCGCGGACCGGGAGAACCGCGTGAAGTCCAAGTCCGCCAGCAGCGGGCCGGCGTAGTCGGCGAGCCCGTCGTCGGCGGGGTCGATGGGGTCCAGGTCCAGACCGGCCGCGTGGGTGCGGGCGATCACCTCGCACTGGGCGATGGCCGCCACCGGCGGGTGCGCCGGGTCGATGCGCACCGTCCAGGCGCAGTGCGGCTGACGGTCCGCGGGGACCCGCGGCGGCCGGTGCAGCGGGCGCACCTGGGCGTGCGGGTTGGTCGCCACGGCGGTCGCGTCGAAGGTGGGGTCCTCGATGTCGTGGCACATCGCGCGGACGTAGTCGGGGCCCATCGGCTCGACGTCCATGAGGGCACCGCAGTGGTCCAGGTGGAACTCGCCGTGCCAGCGGTCGTGGACGGTGTAGCGGAAGTCCATGAACTGCGGCGGCGCCCCGATGTCGAGCTGGAGCCCCTTGAAGATCGTCACCACGTCGCCCTCGCCCGGAGCTGGCGCGTAGCCGAGCGCGCGCTGCATCCGCCGGGTGTAGATCGGCGAGGACGCGGCCCACTCCTCGATCGCGATCTGCGCCATCTCCTCGCGCCCGAACGCGCTGATGCACCACGCCATCCCGGAGCGGTCGATGAGCTGGCCGATCAGCAGCAGCTCGGGCACGAGTACGGCGAGCTGCTCGCGCGACAGGTCGTCGTACCGGCTGGGCATGGGGCCGATCGTGGGTCAGCCCGGCGCGGGTGTCAACAGGTCGGGCCACGGTGATGCCCGGAGGTCGGTGCTCTTCGGCGCAATTGCTGGGATTGATACCGGTTCCTCGCGGCGGCAGGTCCTTCTCCCAGCAATTGCGCAGTTTCGCGCGCAACC includes the following:
- a CDS encoding crotonase/enoyl-CoA hydratase family protein, which translates into the protein MTATQNSPATGAAPHCLVEQDGHKLVVTMNRPERRNALSGEMLAIMEQAWDRVNADDGIRVCILTGAGGYFCAGADLKAMSAKPPSESFESGEYDPSVIKALLKGFRLTKPLIAAVEGPAIAGGTEILQGTDIRVAGESAKFGISEARWSLYPMGGSAVRLVRQIPYTVAADLLLTGRHVLAPEAKELGLIGHVVPDGQALAKAHELADQICANGPLAVQAILRTMRDSEGRHEDDCWADDARVGAAVFASDDAKEGPRAFAEKRAPRFTGR